The Cydia fagiglandana chromosome 4, ilCydFagi1.1, whole genome shotgun sequence genome has a window encoding:
- the LOC134663796 gene encoding probable nuclear hormone receptor HR38 isoform X2 yields MRSALLTPSSKHLALRQFQNTRPSAIEPRSPNAFTSNSTSMLLLQTHSNYGSSFTDLLSPQYQEDSSEILEENLDPFPDVEFHAPIPPEIKSHRTTPVSETPSPTLGPALPSFEETYSVRYPKPEMAEFGLKMEEDCYNVSAYSHQGHASTHVLYQYQPSIPYVPSPYYAPPQQCSPTFDTGGTAHNQDSYSLPPFSSSVDLHVSTDQNRQRRASLPVQRSESNSSNDSPKLHGPKVHCMQASAPSSASSSPGGVPPDGGLRAAPPSPSQLCAVCGDTAACQHYGVRTCEGCKGFFKRTVQKGSKYVCLAEKSCPVDKRRRNRCQFCRFQKCLNVGMVKEVVRTDSLKGRRGRLPSKPKCPQESPPSPPISLITALVRAHVDTSPDFSNLDYSQYREPNPMEPPMSDSEVIQQFYSILTTSIDMIKVFAEKVPGYAELCVEDRDQLFASARLELFVLRLAYRTRPEDTKLTFCNGLVLDKRQCQRSFGDWLHAVLDFSNTLHSMDIDISTFACLCALTLITERHGLKETRRVEELQMRIIGCLRAHMPNGGGAGGGAPHFSRVLGALPELRSLSVQGLQRIFYLKLEDLVPAPPLIENMFRASLPF; encoded by the exons CCCAATATCAAGAGGATTCTTCGGAGATCTTAGAAGAAAACTTAGATCCATTCCCGGACGTCGAGTTTCATGCTCCGATTCCGCCTGAAATTAAATCGCATCGTACTACTCCAGTGAGCGAGACCCCCTCGCCGACCCTCGGCCCAGCCCTGCCTAGTTTTGAAGAGACTTATTCAGTTCGCTACCCAAAACCAGAGATGGCAGAATTTGGTTTGAAAATGGAGGAAGATTGCTACAACGTCAGTGCGTATTCCCATCAGGGACACGCTTCTACGCACGTCTTATACCAATACCAACCTTCAATCCCTTATGTTCCTTCACCATATTACGCTCCGCCACAACAATGCAGTCCTACGTTCGATACTGGCGGTACGGCCCATAATCAGGACTCATATTCACTGCCCCCATTTTCGAGTTCCGTCGATTTACACGTGTCTACGGACCAAAATCGACAAAGAAGAGCTTCACTGCCAGTACAGCGATCAGAATCGAATAGTTCCAATGACAGCCCGAAGCTTCACGGTCCGAAAGTGCACTGTATGCAGGCGTCGGCACCGAGCTCGGCATCCAGCTCTCCCGGGGGCGTGCCGCCCGACGGCGGCTTGCGAGCCGCACCGCCTTCGCCCAGCCAGCTCTGCGCCGTATGCGGGGACACCGCCGCCTGCCAACATTACGGTGTTAGGACTTGCGAAGGTTGTAAAGGCTTTTTCAAACGAACTGTTCAAAAAGGATCAAAATACGTATGTCTAGCGGAAAAATCTTGCCCTGTAGATAAAAGAAGACGGAACAGATGTCAATTTTGTCGATTCCAAAAATGTCTGAATGTCGGTATGGTCAAGGAAGTTGTACGAACAGATTCCTTAAAAGGAAGACGCGGAAGATTACCTTCGAAGCCAAAATGCCCACAAGAATCTCCTCCGAGTCCGCCCATTTCACTGATTACCGCCCTTGTAAGAGCACATGTAGATACTTCGCCAGACTTTTCTAATCTTGATTATTCTCAGTACAGAGAACCTAATCCCATGGAACCACCGATGTCCGACTCGGAAGTAATTCAGCAATTCTATTCAATCCTAACAACATCGATCGACATGATAAAGGTTTTCGCTGAGAAGGTTCCAGGGTATGCAGAACTGTGCGTTGAAGATCGTGATCAACTTTTCGCTTCAGCGCGGCTTGAATTGTTCGTATTGAGACTTGCATACCGCACGAGGCCGGAGGACACAAAGTTAACTTTTTGCAATGGTCTAGTCCTCGACAAGCGACAGTGCCAACGATCGTTTGGAGACTGGCTGCATGCGGTGCTAGATTTCAGCAACACACTGCACTCAATGGATATCGACATTTCCACCTTTGCGTGCTTATGCGCCCTTACTCTGATAACAG AGAGGCACGGTTTAAAAGAGACGCGGCGAGTGGAGGAGCTGCAAATGAGGATCATCGGTTGCCTGCGCGCGCACATGCCGAATggaggcggcgcgggcggcggcgcgccgcacTTCTCGCGCGTACTGGGCGCGCTGCCCGAGCTGCGCTCGCTGTCCGTGCAGGGCCTGCAGCGCATCTTCTACCTGAAGCTCGAGGACCTGGTGCCCGCGCCGCCCCTCATAGAGAACATGTTCCGCGCCAGCCTGCCTTTCTAA